A stretch of Nyctibius grandis isolate bNycGra1 chromosome 24, bNycGra1.pri, whole genome shotgun sequence DNA encodes these proteins:
- the RNF19B gene encoding E3 ubiquitin-protein ligase RNF19B, whose amino-acid sequence MGSERDSESPRSSSIHSAAAKCPKPGRRRRLSFQSVFSAAAASAAGGRRRAKAEPPPAAPPPPPAAPPAPPPPPPPPPPPPEEAPVVPEGGGEEELECPLCLVRQPAENAPRLLSCPHRSCGACLRQYLRIEITESRVNICCPECSERLNPADIRRLLRDSPHLVAKYEEFMLRRCLAADPDCRWCPAPDCGYAVIAYGCASCPKLTCERDGCQTEFCYHCKQIWHPNQTCDMARQQRAQALRVRTKHTSGLSYGQESGPADDIKPCPRCSAYIIKMNDGSCNHMTCAVCGCEFCWLCMKEISDLHYLSPSGCTFWGKKPWSRKKKILWQLGTLIGAPVGISLIAGIAIPAMVIGIPVYVGRKIHSRYEGKKTSKHKRNLAITGGVTLSVIASPVIAAVSVGIGVPIMLAYVYGVVPISLCRGGGCGVSTANGKGVKIEFDEDDGPITVADAWRALKNPSIGESSIEGLTSVLSTSGSPTDGLSVMQGNYSETASFAALSGGTLSGGVLSGGKGKYSRLEVQADVQKEIFPKDSVSLGAISDNASTRAMAGSIISSYNPQDRECNNMEIQVDIEAKPSHYQLASGSSTEDSLHVHTQMAENEEEEEEEDGEQEQMCKHQSCEQKDCVASKTWDITLAQPESIRSDLESSDSQSDDVPDITSDECDSPDSQTAAACPQTPKARGAESPSAHLSHCAQAEGCRLDEMVSLECIEARV is encoded by the exons ATGGGCTCCGAGCGGGACTCCGAGTCGCCGCGCTCCTCCTCCATCCACTCGGCCGCCGCCAAGTGCCCGaagcccggccgccgccgccgcctctccTTCCAGAGCGTCttctccgccgccgccgcctccgccgctggcggccgccgccgcgccaAAGCTgagccgcctcccgccgccccgccgccgcctcccgccgccccgccggccccgccgcccccaccgccgcctcccccgccgcctcccgaGGAAGCGCCGGTGGTCCCGGAGGGTGGCGGCGAAGAGGAGCTGGAGTGCCCGCTGTGCCTGGTGCGGCAGCCGGCGGAGAACGCGCCGCGGCTGCTGTCGTGCCCGCACCGGTCGTGCGGGGCTTGCCTGCGGCAGTACCTCCGCATCGAGATCACCGAGTCCCGCGTCAACATCTGCTGCCCCGAGTGCAGCGAGCGCCTCAACCCCGCCGACATCCGCCGCCTCCTCCGCGACTCCCCGCACCTCGTCGCCAAGTACGAGGAGTTCATGCTGCGTCGCTGCCTCGCCGCCGACCCCGACTGCCGCTGGTGCCCGGCTCCCGACTGCGG GTACGCCGTTATCGCCTACGGCTGCGCCAGCTGCCCCAAGCTGACGTGCGAGAGGGACGGCTGCCAGACAGAGTTCTGCTACCACTGCAAGCAGATATGGCACCCCAACCAAACCTGCGATATGGCCCGCCAGCAGCGGGCACAGGCGCTCCGGGTGCGCACCAAGCACACGTCAGGCCTCAGCTACGGACAGGAATCGGGGCCGG CTGATGACATCAAGCCGTGTCCGCGTTGCAGCGCCTACATCATCAAGATGAACGATGGGAGCTGTAACCACATGACGTGCGCGGTGTGTGGCTGCGAGTTCTGCTGGCTCTGCATGAAGGAGATCTCGGACCTGCATTACCTCAG CCCCTCTGGCTGTACGTTCTGGGGCAAAAAGCCATGGAGTCGTAAAAAAAAGATTCTCTGGCAGCTGGGCACGTTGATCGGTGCTCCTGTGGGCATTTCCCTCATTGCTGGCATTGCCATTCCCGCCATGGTCATTGGCATCCCTGTGTACGTCGGGAGGAAG ATCCACAGCAGGtatgagggaaagaaaacctcTAAGCACAAGAGGAACTTGGCCATTACTGGTGGGGTCACCTTGTCTGTCATTGCCTCTCCAGTCATCGCTGCTGTCAGTGTTG GTATTGGAGTCCCCATCATGCTGGCTTACGTCTACGGCGTCGTGCCGATCTCGCTGTGCCGGGGCGGTGGCTGTGGCGTTAGCACCGCCAATGGAAAGGGTGTGAAGATCGAGTTTGATGAAGATGATGGACCAATCACAG TGGCCGATGCCTGGCGAGCCCTGAAGAACCCCAGCATTGGCGAGAGCAGCATCGAGGGGCTGACCAGCGTGCTGAGCACCAGCGGCAGCCCCACCGACGGGCTCAGCGTGATGCAGGGCAACTACAGCGAGACAGCCAGCTTCGCTGCGCTCTCGGGCGGCACCCTGAGCGGGGGTGTCCTCTCGGGGGGCAAGGGGAAGTACAGCAG GCTGGAAGTTCAGGCAGATGTCCAGAAGGAGATCTTCCCCAAAGACTCAGTCAGCTTGGGGGCTATCAGCGACAACGCCAGCACTCGAGCCATGGCTGGTTCCATCATCAGCTCCTACAACCCCCAGGACAG GGAGTGCAATAACATGGAGATCCAGGTGGACATCGAAGCCAAACCCAGTCACTACCAGCTGGCCAGTGGCAGCAGTACGGAGGACTCTCTGCACGTGCACACCCAAATGGCAGagaatgaggaagaggaggaggaagaggatggcgaGCAGGAGCAGATGTGCAAACACCAAAGCTGTGAGCAAAAGGACTGCGTTGCCAGCAAAACCTGGGACATCACCCTGGCCCAGCCTGAGAGCATACGGAGCGACCTGGAGAGCTCCGACAGCCAGTCGGACGACGTGCCAGACATTACCTCGGACGAGTGCGACTCCCCCGACTCTCAGACTGCGGCAGCCTGCCCCCAGACCCCTAAAGCTAGAGGTGCCGAGAGCCCAAGTGCCCACCTGAGCCACTGTGCCCAAGCCGAGGGCTGCAGGCTGGACGAGATGGTCAGTCTGGAGTGCATCGAAGCCCGAGTATGA